In one Gadus morhua chromosome 7, gadMor3.0, whole genome shotgun sequence genomic region, the following are encoded:
- the LOC115547340 gene encoding myelin-associated neurite-outgrowth inhibitor isoform X2 yields MRMANGLHTDQISFFYQPEIAQNPKSKGRVPSIMNPVYSPLQPGNPYGNPKNITYAGYPTGYSAAAVPQAYAHSVYHTGNAAFPQGYTAGTPYKVNPMQSTGAPPPYSPSANPYQMYPIRSIYPQQNLYAQQGAYYTQPVYAAAQPHVIHHTTVVQPNSLPSTLYPTQVPTGAPSPSPAPAPRSGALPMGMVSGTTMAMSTGTLLTTPQSTQHMGAQSVTMPTYRPQGAPGYSYVTPHW; encoded by the exons ATGAGAATGGCCAACGGACTTCACACCGATCAAATCAGCTTCTTCTATCAACCTGAAATTGCTCAGAATCCAAAGAG TAAGGGAAGAGTTCCTTCCATAATGAACCCTGTGTACAGTCCTCTCCAGCCAGGGAATCCCTATGGCAACCCCAAGAACATAACATACGCAG GCTACCCCACGGGCTACTCCGCGGCTGCCGTTCCCCAAGCGTATGCACACAGTGTCTACCACACCGGCAATGCGGCCTTCCCCCAAG ggTACACAGCAGGTACCCCGTACAAGGTGAACCCCATGCAGTCGACCGGGGCACCTCCACCTTACTCCCCGTCTGCCAACCCCTACCAGATGTACCCCATCAGGAGTATCTACCCCCAGCAGAACCTCTACGCCCAG CAGGGGGCGTACTACACGCAGCCGGTCTACGCGGCGGCCCAGCCCCACGTCATCCACCACACCACGGTGGTGCAGCCCAAcagcctcccctccaccctctaccccaCGCAGGTCCCCACCGGagccccctccccatctcccgcGCCCGCCCCCCGCTCCGGTGCCTTGCCAATGGGCATGGTTAGCGGCACCACCATGGCCATGTCCACAG GCACCCTGCTGACCACACCCCAGTCCACTCAGCACATGGGAGCCCAGTCGGTAACCATGCCAACCTACCGGCCCCAGGGGGCCCCTGGGTACAGCTACGTGACCCCCCACTGGTAG
- the LOC115547340 gene encoding protein FAM168A isoform X1 — MRMANGLHTDQISFFYQPEIAQNPKSKGRVPSIMNPVYSPLQPGNPYGNPKNITYAGYPTGYSAAAVPQAYAHSVYHTGNAAFPQVLLLKQGWPQASMEMAGAQEGPYDPALDAGSDGRQYQASATAFRYTAGTPYKVNPMQSTGAPPPYSPSANPYQMYPIRSIYPQQNLYAQQGAYYTQPVYAAAQPHVIHHTTVVQPNSLPSTLYPTQVPTGAPSPSPAPAPRSGALPMGMVSGTTMAMSTGTLLTTPQSTQHMGAQSVTMPTYRPQGAPGYSYVTPHW; from the exons ATGAGAATGGCCAACGGACTTCACACCGATCAAATCAGCTTCTTCTATCAACCTGAAATTGCTCAGAATCCAAAGAG TAAGGGAAGAGTTCCTTCCATAATGAACCCTGTGTACAGTCCTCTCCAGCCAGGGAATCCCTATGGCAACCCCAAGAACATAACATACGCAG GCTACCCCACGGGCTACTCCGCGGCTGCCGTTCCCCAAGCGTATGCACACAGTGTCTACCACACCGGCAATGCGGCCTTCCCCCAAG tgCTGCTGCTGAAGCAGGGCTGGCCCCAGGCGTCTATGGAGATGGCGGGGGCCCAAGAGGGTCCCTATGACCCGGCCCTGGACGCAGGCTCTGATGGCCGACAGTACCAGGCCTCGGCCACAGCCTTCA ggTACACAGCAGGTACCCCGTACAAGGTGAACCCCATGCAGTCGACCGGGGCACCTCCACCTTACTCCCCGTCTGCCAACCCCTACCAGATGTACCCCATCAGGAGTATCTACCCCCAGCAGAACCTCTACGCCCAG CAGGGGGCGTACTACACGCAGCCGGTCTACGCGGCGGCCCAGCCCCACGTCATCCACCACACCACGGTGGTGCAGCCCAAcagcctcccctccaccctctaccccaCGCAGGTCCCCACCGGagccccctccccatctcccgcGCCCGCCCCCCGCTCCGGTGCCTTGCCAATGGGCATGGTTAGCGGCACCACCATGGCCATGTCCACAG GCACCCTGCTGACCACACCCCAGTCCACTCAGCACATGGGAGCCCAGTCGGTAACCATGCCAACCTACCGGCCCCAGGGGGCCCCTGGGTACAGCTACGTGACCCCCCACTGGTAG